In a genomic window of Brassica rapa cultivar Chiifu-401-42 chromosome A10, CAAS_Brap_v3.01, whole genome shotgun sequence:
- the LOC103843868 gene encoding quinolinate synthase, chloroplastic, translating to MALALSVTPTSSSSSSCVLSRNPSPNFKTTLLNFASPRRIHAITPLHRSFQCLQSPSQHLNTSPFTTSAVTSSSSSQTTELVLQRLVQEFKSLTEPIDRLRWVLRYASLLPPMPDSSRTESNRVMGCTARVWLDAELGQDGKMRFWADSDSDVSKGMCSCLIQLLDSATPEEVMELKTEDLVELNVGLLGGERSRVNTWHNVLVSMQKKTRRLVAEKEGKAPTFEPFPSLLLTSDGIEPKGSFAEAQAKYLFPEEARVQQLVKVLKEKKIGVSAHFYMDPEVQGVLTAAQKHWPHIYISDSLIMADAAVKMAKAGCQYITVLGVDFMSENVRAILDQAGFGEVGVYRMSDETIGCSLADAASAPAYLNYLEAASLSPPSLHVVYINTSLETKAFAHELVPTITCTSSNVVQTILQAFAEMPELNVWYGPDSYMGANIVKLFEQMTLMTDEEIANIHPKHNLDSIKSLLPRLHYFQEGTCIVHHLFGHEVVERIKYMYCDAFLTAHLEVPGEMFSLAMEAKKRDMGVVGSTQNILDFIKKKVQEAVDRDVDDHLQFILGTESGMVTSIVAVIRSLLGSSANSKVKVEVVFPVSSDSMSKTSSPKGPSSINVGDAVLPIVPGVAGGEGCSIHGGCASCPYMKMNSLNSLLKVCQNLPDVENVIGGFKAERFKRQTPQGKLIADVGCEPILHMRHFQANKELPKELLDHVLSREGKR from the exons ATGGCGTTAGCTCTCTCAGTCAcacccacttcttcttcttcttcctcttgcgTCCTCTCTCGGAACCCTAGTCCTAATTTCAAAACCACCCTTCTGAATTTCGCCTCCCCAAGGAGGATTCACGCCATTACTCCTCTCCATAGATCCTTCCAGTGTCTTCAATCTCCCTCACAACACCTAAACACATCTCCATTCACAACCTCAGCCGttacctcttcttcttcctcgcaAACCACAGAGCTCGTTCTCCAGAGACTAGTCCAAGAATTCAAATCCCTCACAGAGCCAATCGATAGGCTCAGATGGGTTCTACGTTACGCGAGCCTCCTCCCTCCGATGCCCGATTCCTCCCGGACCGAATCTAACCGGGTCATGGGCTGCACGGCTCGGGTCTGGCTTGACGCTGAGTTAGGTCAAGACGGGAAGATGCGGTTTTGGGCAGACAGTGACTCAGATGTGTCCAAAGGGATGTGTTCCTGTCTGATTCAGTTGCTTGATTCTGCCACCCCTGAAGAAGTGATGGAATTGAAGACTGAGGATTTGGTTGAGCTTAACGTTGGACTGTTGGGTGGTGAGAGATCGAGGGTTAACACGTGGCACAACGTTCTTGTCAGCATGCAGAAGAAGACACGGCGGCTCGTGGCGGAGAAGGAAGGAAAAGCTCCGACCTTTGAGCCGTTTCCTTCACTGTTGTTGACTTCTGATGGCATTGAGCCTAAAGGTAGCTTCGCTGAAGCTCAG GCTAAATATTTGTTTCCGGAGGAGGCACGGGTTCAACAACTAGTCAAGGTGCTGAAGGAAAAGAAGATTGGAGTGTCTGCTCATTTCTATATGGATCCAGAAGTGCAAGGGGTTTTGACTGCTGCTCAGAAGCATTGGCCACATATCTATATATCTGATTCTCTTATCATGGCAGATGCAGCTGTCAAGATGGCTAAAGCTGGATGTCAGTACATAACAGTTCTTGGTGTTGATTTCATGTCTGAAAATGTGCGTGCCATCCTTGATCAAGCTGGTTTTGGAGAG GTTGGTGTGTACAGAATGTCAGATGAGACCATTGGTTGTTCACTAGCTGATGCTGCTTCTGCTCCTGCATACTTGAACTATCTCGAAGCTGCTTCTCTTTCTCCTCCTTCATTGCATGTTGTTTATATCAATACATCTCTGGAAACAAAAGCTTTTGCTCACGAGCTTGTACCTACCATTACTTGCACTTCATCTAATGTTGTACAGACGATTCTCCAG GCGTTTGCTGAAATGCCCGAGTTAAATGTTTGGTACGGTCCTGATTCTTACATGGGAGCGAATATTGTAAAGCTATTCGAGCAGATGACTTTGATGACTGATGAAGAGATCGCCAATATTCATCCTAAGCACAACCTAGACTCCATTAAATCATTGCTCCCTCGTCTTCACTATTTCCAG GAAGGAACGTGCATTGTGCATCACCTGTTCGGTCACGAGGTAGTGGAGAGGATAAAGTACATGTACTGTGACGCCTTTCTTACTGCACACCTCGAGGTTCCAGGTGAAATGTTTTCATTAGCAATGGAAGCAAAGAAAAGAGACATGGGTGTTGTAGGATCCACACAAAACATACTAGACTTCATCAAGAAGAAGGTGCAGGAAGCAGTTGACCGAGATGTCGATGACCATCTCCAGTTTATTCTAGGAACAGAGTCAGGAATGGTAACATCTATTGTCGCGGTGATCAGGAGTTTGCTAGGTTCTTCTGCTAACTCGAAAGTGAAGGTTGAAGTAGTGTTTCCGGTTTCATCAGACTCTATGTCAAAAACTTCTTCCCCAAAAGGTCCAAGCTCCATTAATGTTGGTGATGCGGTGTTACCGATTGTACCAGGAGTAGCAGGCGGTGAAGGCTGTTCTATTCATGGTGGATGTGCTTCATGTCCATATATGAAG ATGAATTCGCTCAACTCGCTCTTGAAAGTATGCCAAAATCTACCTGATGTGGAAAATGTAATCGGAGGATTCAAAGCAGAGCGATTCAAACGACAAACTCCACAAGGAAAACTCATTGCGGATGTTGGGTGTGAACCAATACTTCACATGAGGCACTTCCaa GCCAACAAGGAGCTGCCAAAGGAGCTTCTTGATCATGTCTTAAGTCGCGAGGGCAAGAGATGA
- the LOC103843871 gene encoding C2 and GRAM domain-containing protein At5g50170 translates to MRLYVYVLQAKDLPVQETSVVLHVGKHKSKTRVSRGSSNPIWHEEFVFRVDEGDDDVVVSVLHHDHDHHHSDVSPGLIGKVRIPLCSVAGEENQTLLPTWFVIEKPSDGKFVNIECGKILLSMSLQGKSESTSDEKVLPDKQDVSLEDVKEVQGSAKEGKRRKHHDGKHIMKNLVNQIDKLFHKKEEISKRLNDEPAGDSVTSNYEDATDNSCSSAATTCTGFEEGLDLMQSSDGEIEEMPENLLGGILVDQKYLVSPSDLNKFLFSPNSQFRKELAELQSLTDVQEGPWTMVQEDITPRLTRLVTYMRPATKLVKAGKATESQVYRKASGNQFAVFVSVSTPDVPYGNTFKVELLYKVEPVTEPNAVGESSRLIISWGIQFSQSTIMKGMIEGGARQGLKESFEQFSDLLAKNYKTLDPAVVLDKEQVIATVQSEPKTDLKSAFLYFWSSSVVCAVLLSVYVVVHMLHCEPSKIQGVEFYGLDLPDSFGELFSSGILVLLLERVYMMTVHFIQARLHRGRDQGGKANGKGWILTIALIKGTNLASVEATELFDPYVVFTCNGKTRTSSVKLQAQDPQWNEVIEFDAMEEPPSVLDVEVFDFDGPFDQGVSLGHAEINFLKLTADELADLCVPLVGHHAQASQSKLQLRIFLENKNGVETMKDYLSKVEKEVGKKLNIRSPQKNSAFQKLFGLPHEEFLLKEYTCYLKRKLPVQGKLFLSARIVAFYSNIFGHKTKFYFLWEDMDDIQVLPPTLASLGSPLLLIILKKNRGLDAKHGAKSQDEEGRLWFYFQSFVSFDATSRTIMALWKTRTLSVDQRAHIAEEESDVSDPFFLPGDVAVVSDADPLQMSKVYACDLPGDVELVMKIFGGGEMERKIMEKSGCLNYASTTWESKKPGIYERRVSYKYNHTVSVFGGGVTSSQQKSTAPNDEGWILNDIVALHDVPFGDHFRVHLRYEVKKAGVDCKTSKCEVYLRIRWLKPIKFEQRISKSIMEKFRNRLKVIFDLFQKESVANSSLTLL, encoded by the exons ATGAGGCTTTACGTGTACGTCCTACAAGCGAAGGATTTGCCCGTTCAAGAGACGTCCGTCGTGCTTCACGTTGGGAAACACAAGTCCAAGACGAGAGTTTCCAGAGGTTCTTCCAATCCGATCTGGCATGAGGAATTCGTTTTCAGAGTTGATGAAGGTGACGACGATGTTGTTGTATCTGTTCTTCATCATGACCACGATCATCATCACTCTGATGTCTCCCCGGGTTTGATCGGTAAAGTTCGGATTCCGCTTTGTTCCGTCGCCGGTGAAGAGAATCAGACGCTGTTGCCGACGTGGTTCGTCATTGAAAAGCCCAGTGATGGCAAGTTCGTTAACATCGAATGTG GGAAAATCCTTCTCAGTATGTCTTTGCAAGGGAAGTCTGAAAGTACCTCTgatgaaaaagttctccctgaTAAGCAGGATGTGAGCTTGGAGGATGTTAAAGAAGTCCAAGGATCTGCTAAAGAAGGGAAACGTCGTAAACACCATGACGGGAAGCACATTATGAAGAATCTCGTCAACCAGATTGACAAGCTTTTTCATAAGAAAGAGGAAATCTCTAAGAGACTCAACGATGAGCCAGCAGGAGATAGTGTAACCTCAAATTATGAGGACGCCACAGACAACTCTTGCTCCTCTGCTGCTACTACTTGTACTGGCTTTGAGGAAGGCCTTGATCTGATGCAGTCTAGCGACGGAGAAATAGAAGAAATGCCTGAGAATCTTCTTGGGGGAATTCTTGTCGATCAGAAATATTTagtctcaccttctgatcttaaCAAATTTCTCTTCTCCCCCAATTCCCAGTTTAGGAAAGAGTTGGCTGAACTTCAAAGTTTAACAGATGTACAGGAAGGGCCTTGGACAATGGTTCAGGAAGATATTACTCCTCGTCTAACACGGCTTGTCACATACATGAGACCTGCAACAAAGTTGGTCAAAGCAGGAAAAGCTACAGAGAGTCAAGTTTACCGGAAAGCGAGTGGGAATCAGTTTGCTGTTTTTGTAAGTGTAAGTACACCAGATGTTCCTTATGGAAACACCTTTAAAGTAGAGTTGCTTTACAAAGTTGAACCTGTAACGGAGCCAAACGCTGTTGGTGAATCTTCTCGGCTGATTATATCGTGGGGTATTCAATTCAGCCAAAGTACTATAATGAAAGGTATGATTGAAGGAGGTGCTAGGCAAGGGCTTAAAGAGAGTTTTGAGCAATTTTCTGATCTCTTGGCTAAGAATTACAAAACTCTTGATCCGGCTGTTGTATTGGACAAGGAGCAGGTTATAGCAACAGTGCAGTCAGAGCCAAAGACAGATTTGAAATCAGCTTTTCTATACTTCTGGAGCTCCTCTGTCGTCTGTGCAGTTCTGTTGTCTGTGTATGTTGTGGTACATATGCTTCACTGTGAGCCCAGCAAAATCCAAGGAGTTGAATTCTATGGTCTTGATTTACCTGATAGTTTTGGGGAGCTGTTTTCTAGTGGGATACTAGTTCTTCTTTTGGAGCGTGTTTATATGATGACAGTCCACTTTATACAAGCTAGACTGCATCGAG GAAGAGACCAAGGAGGCAAAGCTAATGGTAAGGGATGGATTCTGACAATAGCTCTAATTAAGGGCACAAATTTGGCTTCGGTGGAAGCAACAGAGCTCTTTGATCCTTATGTTGTTTTCACTTGCAATGGGAAAACAAGAACAAGCTCTGTCAAACTTCAAGCACAGGATCCTCAGTGGAATG AGGTGATCGAATTTGATGCAATGGAGGAACCACCGTCCGTATTAGATGTGGAGGTATTTGATTTCGATGGTCCATTTGACCAGGGTGTCTCCCTTGGGCATGCGGAGATCAATTTCCTGAAACTCACAGCGGATGAACTTGCGGACTTGTGTGTTCCTTTAGTTGGTCATCATGCTCAAGCGTCTCAGTCAAAATTACAGCTGAGAATTTTTCTAGAAAACAAGAACGGTGTTGAAACAATGAAGGATTACTTGAGCAAGGTGGAAAAGGAAGTCGGAAAGAAG TTGAACATTCGGTCGCCACAAAAGAACTCCGCTTTCCAGAAACTGTTTGGTTTGCCCCATGAAGAGTTTCTTCTCAAAGAGTATACATGTTACTTGAAGAGAAAACTCCCTGTGCAG GGCAAGCTCTTTCTGTCGGCTAGAATTGTGGCGTTCTATTCTAATATATTTGGACACAAGACAAAGTTTTACTTTCTCTGGGAAGATATGGATGACATCCAAGTGCTCCCCCCAACTCTTGCTTCCTTAGGTAGCCCTTTGCTACTCATTATTCTGAAAAAGAACCGAGGTCTTGATGCAAAGCATGGGGCTAAATCTCAGGATGAGGAAGGAAGGCTTTGGTTCTATTTCCAGTCATTTGTGTCTTTTGATGCGACTAGCAG GACAATCATGGCTTTGTGGAAAACGAGGACGTTAAGTGTAGATCAAAGAGCACATATAGCAGAAGAAGAATCAGATGTGTCAGATCCTTTCTTCTTGCCAGGAGATGTTGCAGTTGTTTCAGATGCTGATCCGTTACAGATGTCAAAGGTGTACGCATGTGATCTACCTGGCGAT GTAGAATTAGTTATGAAGATCTTTGGTGGAGGAGAAATGGAGCGTAAGATCATGGAGAAATCTGGATGTCTCAATTACGCGAGCACAACATGGGAGTCTAAAAAACCGGGGATCTACGAAAGACGGGTTTCTTACAAATACAAtcacacagtctctgtgtttgGGGGCGGAGTTACCTCCTCACAACAGAAATCTACAGCTCCAAATGATGAAGGCTGGATCTTAAATGACATTGTAGCTCTTCATGATGTTCCATTTGGAGACCATTTTCGC GTTCATCTAAGGTATGAAGTGAAAAAAGCAGGAGTTGATTGTAAAACAAGCAAGTGTGAGGTCTACTTGAGGATCCGGTGGCTGAAACCAATAAAGTTTGAACAGAGGATAAGCAAAAGTATAATGGAGAAGTTCAGGAATCGATTGAAGGTTATATTTGATTTGTTCCAGAAAGAATCTGTTGCAAATTCATCTTTGACACTTCTTTGA
- the LOC103843869 gene encoding autophagy-related protein 16 yields the protein MSQEEKAMEAIKDALRALRQRHLLEEGAHGPAISALSKPMISQGSEWKEKTEKLEIELQQCYKAQSRLSEQLVIEVAESRTSKSSLQDKELLILGLDKDLSQTREECTRLQQELEEKTKTLDLLITENKEVRSQLEVMTNRAQKAESENKMLIDRWMLQKMQDAERLNEANALYEEMLAKLKANGLENLARQQVDGIVRRNEDGTDHFVESTIPSTCGHRIHAHEGGCGSILFEYSSRTLFTGGQAGPVKMWDTNSGSLIKSLNGSLGNILDLAITHDNKSLIAASSSNNLFVWDVNSGRVRHTLTGHTDKVCAVDVSKFSSRHVVSAAYDRTIKLWDLQKGYCTNTVLFTSNCNAICLSIDGLTVFSGHMDGNLRLWDIQTAKLLSEVAGHSSAVTSVSLSRNGNMILTSGRDNVHNVFDTRTLEICGTLRASGNRLASNWSRSCISPDDEYVAAGSSDGTVHVWSISKGSIVSTLKEQTSPILCCSWSGIGKPLASADKNGYVCTWT from the exons AT GTCACAGGAGGAGAAAGCAATGGAAGCCATAAAAGACGCTTTGAGAGCTTTGCGGCAGCGCCATCTTCTCGAAGAAGGAGCTCATGGCCCCGCCATTTCTGCGCTCTCTAAACCTATGATTTCTCAG GGATCTGAATGGAAGGAGAAAACAGAAAAGCTGGAGATAGAGCTACAGCAATGTTACAAAGCGCAATCCCGATTGTCTGAACAACTCGTGATAGAAGTAGCTGAATCCAGAACTTCAAAGTCTTCTTTACAAGACAAGGAGTTGTTGATTCTTGGCCTCGACAAGGACTTATCCCAAACAAG GGAGGAGTGTACACGGTTACAACAAGAGTTAGAGGAAAAGACCAAGACGCTTGATTTACTTATTACTGAAAACAAGGAAGTCAGATCTCAGCTGGAGGTGATGACTAACAGAGCTCAAAAAGCAGAGTCTGAGAACAAAATGTTAATTGATCGGTGGATGTTACAGAAGATGCAGGATGCGGAACGTCTTAATGAG GCAAATGCTCTCTATGAAGAAATGCTAGCTAAGCTTAAGGCCAATGGTTTGGAAAATCTTGCTAGGCAGCAAGTTGATGGAATTGTCCGACGCAATGAAGATGGAACTGATCATTTTGTTGAGTCTACCATCCCGTCAACATGTGGCCACCGTATCCATGCTCACGAAGGTGGCTGTGGTTCGATACTCTTTGAATACAGCTCTCGTACTCTGTTTACCGGTGGGCAAGCCGGACCAGTAAAAATGTGGGACACCAATAGTGGGTCTCTAATCAAAAGCTTAAACGGTTCCCTTGGGAATATACTTGATCTAGCCATAACCCACGACAATAAGTCCCTGATCGCAGCAAGCAGCTCTAACAATTTGTTTGTGTGGGACGTTAACTCTGGTAGGGTACGTCATACTCTCACAGGCCACACAGATAAAGTATGTGCTGTGGATGTGAGCAAGTTCTCCAGCCGACATGTTGTCAGTGCAGCTTATGACCGTACTATTAAACTCTGGGATTTGCAGAAAGGTTACTGTACAAACACAGTGCTCTTTACCAGTAACTGCAATGCGATCTGCCTAAGCATAGACGGGCTTACGGTATTCTCAGGCCACATGGATGGGAATCTTAGGTTGTGGGATATTCAAACTGCGAAACTTCTGTCTGAAGTAGCTGGGCATTCTTCTGCTGTAACCTCTGTATCATTGTCCCGGAATGGAAATATGATCTTGACGAGCGGGAGAGACAACGTACATAATGTATTCGATACACGGACTTTGGAAATTTGCGGGACGTTGAGAGCATCAGGGAACAGATTGGCGTCGAATTGGAGCCGGTCGTGTATAAGTCCAGATGATGAATACGTGGCTGCGGGATCTTCGGATGGAACGGTGCATGTCTGGTCTATCTCCAAAGGCAGTATAGTGAGCACTCTCAAGGAGCAAACATCTCCTATACTGTGTTGTTCTTGGAGTGGGATCGGGAAACCATTGGCATCGGCTGATAAAAACGGGTATGTCTGTACTTGGACATGA
- the LOC103843870 gene encoding high-affinity nitrate transporter 3.1, producing MAIHKILFASLLICLLIQSSHAATKERLFSDLEKSALEVTATPSRVGEGVVLAAGVDKLSITWKVSSTATKEPEFKAIKVKLCYAPASQVDRPWRKTENELFKDKSCPHKISSWSYDPAMKAGQSFDYTLERDIPTGTYFVRAYAVDTKDHEVAFGQSTNEDKTTNLFSVQAISGRHKSLDIASVCFSVFSVVALLVFFVNEKRKAKIEQSE from the exons ATGGCTATCCATAAGATCCTTTTCGCTTCACTTCTAATCTGCTTACTGATCCAATCCAGTCATGCTGCTACCAAAGAAAGGCTCTTCTCTGACCTGGAGAAAAGCGCACTTGAGGTCACCGCTACACCCAGCCGTGTTGGAGAAGGTGTTG TTTTGGCTGCAGGAGTTGATAAGTTGAGCATTACATGGAAGGTAAGCTCGACTGCTACAAAGGAGCCTGAATTTAAGGCCATTAAAGTAAAGCTGTGCTACGCTCCGGCCAGCCAAGTTGACCGACCATGGCGTAAGACAGAAAATGAGCTCTTCAAGGACAAGAGCTGCCCACACAAGATCTCTTCATGGTCCTATGATCCCGCTATGAAAGCCGGTCAATCATTCGACTATACCCTCGAGCGCGACATCCCTACAGGGACCTACTTTGTTCGTGCATACGCTGTTGATACCAAGGACCATGAAGTTGCTTTTGGACAGAGCACAAACGAGGACAAGACAACCAATCTTTTCAGCGTTCAGGCTATCAGTGGCCGCCACAAGTCCTTAGATATTGCCTCTGTCTGCTTCAGCGTCTTTTCCGTCGTGGCTCTACTCGTCTTCTTTGTTAACGAAAAGAGGAAGGCTAAGATAGAGCAAAGCGAATAA